The following DNA comes from SAR324 cluster bacterium.
ACACTGTTAAAATTAACTGTTTGCGCAGGATAAAACACATGAATCATGGATTCCACGATGCCTAATTCCCTTGGATTTTGTGGATGGGGAATAGCGACACCTCGGCCAATCCCTGTGGAAGAAAGTTCTTCCCGTTTTTTTAGTTGAGCTGTCAGGTTGCCGCCTCTGATCGAGGGTTGTAGCAATGAGCCAATCTGCTCATAGAGCAACGCGGGATTGTTCCCGGAAATGTCATACCATGATTTTCCTTTTTGCAGAGCCCGGATCACATCGGTTTTCTCATCGCCCGCGACAACAGGTTTGGGTTGCAGATTTTCCAGATGAAGCTTGAGATGCTTGGAATGTGCCCAGGCTTCCAGTGTGGCACGATCAAACACATAGGACCCATGACGATTAATACTGGGAATGGTTCCATCCCTGATCCACCGGCGCACAATACTATCTGAAACATCCAGAAGTCTCACCACTTGTTCTATATTCAAAAACATAACTACCCTGAAAAAAACGTAATATTGTATCAGCAATGATCGACGGGATTGAGGCAATCACCGGAAATACACATATCAGATAAGTTGTAAAAGTTTGCCACCTGTGCAGGTGGTTTGAAAATGAGCCGCTAAGAACACGAATAAAAAGGGTAAGCGTTCAGCTTTCAGTATTCAGCTTTCAGTGTTTATGCGCTTCAGAAGCATTATGACTCAATAGCAGAAAATATCGTTTGGCTTCCAGGCCTTGAGAATTCCTGAAAACTGATAGCTGACGACTGAACGCTTACTAAAAAGGTTTTTTTATATAAATAAAGACCTCCGTGAAACCCTGATTTTCAAGATTTCCGGTACATATTCCCTTTTTTACTTTGTGTTCTTCGTGTACTTCGTGGCTAAAAAAGTACCTGCACAGCTCAGAATTTTTCATTTCCGGAAAGATGCTTTCGTGAACATTGCCAGACCAATGCCATACAAGACAAACCATGAAATGATTTCCTTTGCACCCCATTGAGACATCATGCTGAACAGCACCGACAGCTCGGTAATGTCGGATTCTCGATAAACAAATCCTGCTGAACCAATCAACACCAGCCATTTTGTCAGCCAGATTGCTATTGAAACCACCGATTGTGTTTTTTTCTGCTGATCCGCATGATAGCCTGCCAGCGTGCGTTGGATATCTTCTTCAGAATAGTAATCCTGAACCACGGGTTCGATGATATCTTGAGTTTTGGAATCAGCCCGTTGCTTGCGTTCCTCATTGATTCGTTTCTGTTCTTGAGTCCATTGTTCATGCTGTTCGTCTTGAGTCAGCGCGATTCCAATTTTTTTTCGATAGGAATCCAGTTGGGACGAACTTTTTGTTCCAACCTCCCAAGTTTTGTAGGAGAAATGGCGGAACAATTCATGCAGGATTTCTTTCTCACGATCCAGTTCTATCTCCATCCATTTCCGGAACTTTTGCCAACGGTGTTGCCACTGATCCAGTTTCATGGAATGAATCATCCTGTTCCACTTGCCGGAAAAATATGCGGCGATTACCTGATTGACGATACTCCAGTTTGTGATCAAACCGGGGTCAAACACGGTCATATCTGCGGTGCCATCGAGATTTCCGAGTGATGACAGACTTTTTTGCCAGTTTCTGGAGGCTTCCAAATCCTGTTCAAGTTGCGCGATCTGATTTTGTTGTAACAACTGTTGATGCTCGAGTCCTTCAATCTGCTGAAGAAGTCCATGTTTCAGGGTCTCTGCTTCCAGGTCCATGTTCTCAGTTTTTTTACTGAATTCCTGCTTAAGTGCCTCAACGTTTGCGTTTGTGGACTGTTCCCGTTGATCGAGTTGTTCCCACAAGGTTTTCCAGAGGTGATCCATTTCCTGGTCGGTATTCTGAAGTTGTGCATCGAGAGCCTGCCATTCTCTGTATTTAACCTGATAGTCGTCAATACGCTTCAGTTTGGCAGCCCGGTCTTCTGACGCAAACATCAGTTTCATTTGTTTTTCAAAATTTTGACGCTGTTGCGTGCGGGCCGTTTGCTCATGGGTTGCCCACGATTGTGCCATCAATGGAATTTCCACTAACCGTTTGTCTTCCTCTTCCCATAACTGGAGGAGTTGGTCATACCATTCAAGCCTGCGTCCTTCATTTTGCCTGAGTTCGTCGTGTCGTAGATTTTCGCACTGAAGATTTTCTTCTGTACGTTTTTTTGACAACCATTCCCGGGTTTTCAGACGGATCGCATGAATGATCCGCTCCTGTTCCTGTTTCAGTGTTTCCAGATCAGTGAGAGCGCTTGGGGAAGCTTCAGCGGGCGTTAAGGGTTGTGTAGCGGATTGCGGTTGTTGCTCTGGTTGAGATAATTCAGTTTCATCCATAGACCCTTTAAACTCAGATCAAACTTTTGCGGGGAGTTTCGTTGAAGTGGCCTTTGATACGATGACGATGTTTCTGCCCTTGTTTTTTCCCTCATACAGACATGCGTCAGCTTCTTTGAGCAGTTCTTCAACAGTGGTTGCTGGAGGAAATGACGCAACTCCAAAAGTTGCGGTTAAATTGCCGGTTGGTTGCTGATCCTGAAAAGGAAATTCTTCCAGTTCAATGGATCTTCTTAATTTTTCCGCGACTTTTCGGGCAGGATTCAGTCCGCAATTGGGAAGAACCATCACAAATTCCTCACCGCCAAAGCGGGCCGCAAGATCCCCCCGTCGCACGTTCTGTTCAAGCAGGCTGGCGACCCGTGAAAGAACAATATCGCCCATCGGATGTCCATGAGTATCATTGTAATGTTTGAAATTATCGACATCGGCCATGATCAGTGAAAATTGGGCAATGGGATCGGGAGATAACGTCACCAGAGCCTCCAGAAATTCATTGAGACGTCGACGATTGGCTAAGCCAGTCAATTGATCTGTTTCAGCGTCATGCTCAATCCGGTCCAGTTCCCGATGTTTGTAAAACCAGATTTTCAATTTGGTGATGGTGTGTCTGAGATCAAAGACGGAATAGGGTTTTTTCTCCAGTTCATCGGCGCCAAGTTTGATGAGTGCTTCACGCCGAATCACATCATTGCAATAGTCGCTCACAATCAGAATGGGTGCACCCTGGAGTTTCATGGCTTTGAAGGCTTCCTGAATGGCATGGTCATCCGATTCAAATGGATGAGTGAACAGCAGATCCATCACCACAAGTCCCAGATGATGAGCCAGTGGATTCTCAATGAATTCCATGGGATTCGCATATTCCAGCACGATGGATTCAGGCCAGTTGGCTTCAATGATTCCACGAATGAGCAACCGGTCTGTGGTGTTTTCATCAATCACCGCGACCTTGACCAGATCACCGGTTAACACCCTGTCACTTTTTCTCAACAGGGATTGAGCCGTGGTGACACGCAGTTTATGGGCCAGTTCATAAGCCAGCATGGCATAAATGATGGGCGCATGACTCGCATTCGAGGGAAGTTGCAGCGCATTGACCGGGAAAGATACAAGATGAGTGATACTTTCCGTGATCACATCCGCATAACGCACAGAGGGTTGGAGCACACTCAGTTCGCCGATAATGTCCCCATAATCATCCAGTCGCATGATTAAATGTCCCTGAGACATCACCAGAAGTGAGCCTTCAATCAGAACATAAATTTCCTGATGTTTATTTTCACCTTCATACAATAAATGTTCATTGGGCTTGATGATCAGATAATCGCCTTCACGCAGGATGTTTTCAAGCACCGTTTCATCCAGTTGCTTGAAGTGCGGTCTTGAATGAATCCGCTTCACGCAGTGTTCCAGCAAATCCTTCTGCTTTTTAAGGGATGTCCGTTCCATGTCAGTCTTTTCGATCACAAGTCCTACAAAAAAGTCAGGCTAACGCTTTGCCCAGATAGGTGTTCAGTTCAGTGAATAAAATGACAATTTCGTTGATATGCGCAGGAATATCAATTCCATATTGCTTGCCGCCGGTTTCATGTTGCAGGGCATCGATCAGTTTCATGATTTTCGGAACAAACTCCTGTTCAATCAATCTGGCAATTTCCATTTTTCTGGGGTGTTTGAACAATTCATCCCTTAAATAGGCCGAATCACTGTAATACGCGCCCAGTAGCGGTTTATAGGATGACGTGGCAAACACAATATCACGAAGTCTGATCAGATTTTGAACTTCCTTGCGGTCGTCGGAGTACTTCAGGATTTCTTTCAATATATTCAACAAAATGCCTTCAGAATCCGCATGAATCTGACGTGACATAAAACCTCCTTCAGAAAAGTGAAATGATTTGCTGTGAAACAGCGTTGGAATAACACATAACGCAAAGGTCAGTGGTTGACGGGGTGACACAGACCGTTGGAAAAGATAAAAACTGAAAAACTATTGAAATCTTTGGCAAAGGCCGCACCTCGGAAATCCACGGCACCGCCTTGTTGGCCGTGGCTATAGAGTTTCATAAAGTTCTATATCAAGAGCTTCTTTTAACCACACAAAATGTTTATCAAAGGAGTAAATACTACAATGATTTTGCATGATATTTTGTGCTAAAATCAGATCGGGAATTCCAATACCATTCAAACCTGACTGCAAGCAAATTACCTGAAATCGAATGATCTCATTCCAATCAATATTTAATGATAACTTTGAGATATTGTTAAGTAAATCGATAACCTTAAATTGTCTCTTTACTTTCAGAAATGGAATTAGTTCCACCAAAATTATATCATTGGTTACTATCAGATTTTCATCGATTAAAACGTCTAAATTACTGGATCGTATGCCACTTCGGAAATAATCTATCCAGACAGAGGTATCTATCAGAATTGACATTAGCGCCCTCTGATCAAATCTAGGTCTATCTCCAGATCAAGATGTCCTTTAAAATTTTTTAAATCAGCAATTCTTGATTTGCGAATTACTTCCTCCAAAGCAAAGGTGATCACCTGCGTTTTCGTTTTGATATGAGTTGCATTCATGGCTTCTTGAATCAGGTTTTCCGGTAAATCTAAAGTAGTTCTCATTTTGTCTCCATATGCACAAGATGTGAGATCGTTCTCATTAGTTACTTCTTATGCATAAGAATACAATTTAATGCATAC
Coding sequences within:
- a CDS encoding type II toxin-antitoxin system VapB family antitoxin; amino-acid sequence: MRTTLDLPENLIQEAMNATHIKTKTQVITFALEEVIRKSRIADLKNFKGHLDLEIDLDLIRGR
- a CDS encoding PTS sugar transporter subunit IIA — translated: MFLNIEQVVRLLDVSDSIVRRWIRDGTIPSINRHGSYVFDRATLEAWAHSKHLKLHLENLQPKPVVAGDEKTDVIRALQKGKSWYDISGNNPALLYEQIGSLLQPSIRGGNLTAQLKKREELSSTGIGRGVAIPHPQNPRELGIVESMIHVFYPAQTVNFNSVDGLPVFVLFVVLSSSIEAHLILLAQLAQILRNNQMTDLLEKHPEHEKLITEFEKNIH
- a CDS encoding diguanylate cyclase, with amino-acid sequence MERTSLKKQKDLLEHCVKRIHSRPHFKQLDETVLENILREGDYLIIKPNEHLLYEGENKHQEIYVLIEGSLLVMSQGHLIMRLDDYGDIIGELSVLQPSVRYADVITESITHLVSFPVNALQLPSNASHAPIIYAMLAYELAHKLRVTTAQSLLRKSDRVLTGDLVKVAVIDENTTDRLLIRGIIEANWPESIVLEYANPMEFIENPLAHHLGLVVMDLLFTHPFESDDHAIQEAFKAMKLQGAPILIVSDYCNDVIRREALIKLGADELEKKPYSVFDLRHTITKLKIWFYKHRELDRIEHDAETDQLTGLANRRRLNEFLEALVTLSPDPIAQFSLIMADVDNFKHYNDTHGHPMGDIVLSRVASLLEQNVRRGDLAARFGGEEFVMVLPNCGLNPARKVAEKLRRSIELEEFPFQDQQPTGNLTATFGVASFPPATTVEELLKEADACLYEGKNKGRNIVIVSKATSTKLPAKV
- a CDS encoding PIN domain-containing protein, whose protein sequence is MSILIDTSVWIDYFRSGIRSSNLDVLIDENLIVTNDIILVELIPFLKVKRQFKVIDLLNNISKLSLNIDWNEIIRFQVICLQSGLNGIGIPDLILAQNIMQNHCSIYSFDKHFVWLKEALDIELYETL